In one bacterium genomic region, the following are encoded:
- a CDS encoding PorV/PorQ family protein, which produces MGMILLVVINFFSDAGGEFLTINPGARQAAMGYAFTGVADDITAVYYNPGGLAFCKNLEIGCMPPSEGLFAYALKYTYVGGITPLPFKIGSFGLGYSCLFTSPTDGIIDDTGNKIGWRTYDYTLIFSYGKEVIKNIGLGLSLKYFYDTPYCFIYDTTHSKTFVFDFGGLYKTPIPGLSLGISCQNLGDSMHYANSRHTWSKQMPFLVRTGFGFNSVPFKKNLPSFIPGINLSGNIIRDLVGTEHENWYGGGIELAFNKVFTLRGGYFNDTRGCRSGITYGCGFNIGFLQIDISNDGDVYEFLYENWRMQVNVKPLYFYNRKNNRI; this is translated from the coding sequence ATGGGAATGATTTTACTTGTTGTTATAAATTTTTTCAGTGATGCCGGAGGAGAATTTCTTACAATAAATCCGGGGGCAAGGCAGGCAGCTATGGGGTATGCGTTTACGGGTGTTGCGGACGACATTACCGCAGTTTATTATAATCCCGGCGGACTTGCTTTTTGCAAGAATTTAGAAATTGGATGCATGCCTCCATCGGAAGGGCTATTTGCTTATGCTCTAAAATACACATATGTTGGTGGGATAACTCCACTTCCTTTCAAAATAGGGAGTTTTGGGTTGGGATACAGCTGTTTATTTACAAGTCCAACAGATGGGATAATAGATGATACTGGCAATAAAATTGGGTGGAGAACTTACGACTATACGTTAATCTTTTCTTATGGAAAAGAAGTTATCAAAAACATAGGTTTAGGTTTATCGCTGAAATACTTTTATGACACCCCTTATTGTTTCATTTATGATACTACCCATTCAAAGACCTTTGTGTTTGATTTTGGGGGGCTTTATAAAACTCCTATACCGGGGTTATCTTTGGGAATATCCTGTCAAAATTTGGGAGACAGCATGCATTATGCCAATAGTAGACATACTTGGAGCAAGCAAATGCCATTTCTTGTTCGTACAGGTTTTGGATTTAACAGCGTCCCGTTTAAAAAGAATTTACCTTCATTTATTCCGGGTATAAATCTTTCCGGGAATATAATCAGGGATTTAGTGGGCACAGAACACGAAAATTGGTATGGCGGAGGGATTGAACTTGCATTTAACAAAGTATTTACGTTGAGAGGGGGATATTTTAATGATACAAGAGGGTGTCGTTCCGGAATAACTTATGGTTGCGGATTTAATATCGGGTTTCTACAAATAGACATATCAAATGATGGTGACGTATATGAATTTTTGTATGAAAACTGGAGAATGCAGGTAAATGTGAAGCCGTTGTATTTTTATAACAGAAAGAATAACAGAATTTAA